The Mercurialis annua linkage group LG8, ddMerAnnu1.2, whole genome shotgun sequence genome window below encodes:
- the LOC126660618 gene encoding phytol kinase 1, chloroplastic isoform X2 → MNSFPFHLTATPIPTLSHRHLHISHQILRRRQYALTTPRCFSTAAAMTAGSTTFLQDAGATAAVLTGAYGLVLTFDTLTQRNIIHQNSNSPEARYFASIVPLINGSRLVIHGLSLATDEGLIKSVTREGNPEELLKGPLYYVIVLIVCSLVFWRESPVGLISLAMMCGGDGVADIMGRKFGSMKLPYNQNKSWVGSISMFISGFLISIGMLYYYSALGYFELEWISTVLRVAWVALVSTLVESLPTTETVDDNISVPLTSMLAASLCFGF, encoded by the exons ATGAACTCTTTTCCCTTCCATCTAACGGCCACTCCCATTCCTACTCTCTCTCACCGCCACCTCCACATTTCTCATCAGATTCTCCGCCGCCGCCAATATGCTCTCACAACTCCCCGCTGCTTCTCCACCGCCGCCGCCATGACCGCCGGAAGTACAACTTTTCTTCAAGACGCCGGAGCTACTGCTGCTGTACTCACCGGCGCTTATGGCCTTGTTCTCACCTTCGATACTCTCACTCAGCGTAACATTATCCATCAG AATAGCAACTCGCCGGAGGCTCGCTACTTTGCTTCTATAGTCCCACTTATTAATGGCTCAAGGCTTGTAATTCATGGACTTTCTTTGGCTACCGATGAAGGGCTTATCAAATCCGTCACTCGAGAAGGAAACCCAGA GGAATTGCTAAAAGGTCCATTATATTATGTCATTGTATTAATTGTATGTTCTTTGGTCTTTTGGCGTGAATCTCCTGTTGGGTTGATATCTCTGGCGATGATGTGTGGTGGGGATG GTGTGGCCGATATAATGGGAAGAAAATTTGGATCAATGAAACTTCCGTATAATCAAAACAAGAGCTGGGTGGGAAGCATATCCATGTTCATTTCCGGATTCTTGATTTCGATCGG GATGTTGTACTACTATTCAGCTTTGGGATATTTCGAGTTGGAATGGATATCGACTGTTCTAAGGGTTGCTTGGGTTGCTTTAGTGTCAACATTAGTAGAGTCCCTTCCAACTACCGAGACTGTTGATGACAATATATCCGTTCCTTTAACAAGCATGCTAGCAGCATCTCTATGTTTCGGCTTCTAG
- the LOC126660618 gene encoding probable phytol kinase 1, chloroplastic isoform X1: MNSFPFHLTATPIPTLSHRHLHISHQILRRRQYALTTPRCFSTAAAMTAGSTTFLQDAGATAAVLTGAYGLVLTFDTLTQRNIIHQKLSRKLVHILSGVLFAISWPIFSNSPEARYFASIVPLINGSRLVIHGLSLATDEGLIKSVTREGNPEELLKGPLYYVIVLIVCSLVFWRESPVGLISLAMMCGGDGVADIMGRKFGSMKLPYNQNKSWVGSISMFISGFLISIGMLYYYSALGYFELEWISTVLRVAWVALVSTLVESLPTTETVDDNISVPLTSMLAASLCFGF; this comes from the exons ATGAACTCTTTTCCCTTCCATCTAACGGCCACTCCCATTCCTACTCTCTCTCACCGCCACCTCCACATTTCTCATCAGATTCTCCGCCGCCGCCAATATGCTCTCACAACTCCCCGCTGCTTCTCCACCGCCGCCGCCATGACCGCCGGAAGTACAACTTTTCTTCAAGACGCCGGAGCTACTGCTGCTGTACTCACCGGCGCTTATGGCCTTGTTCTCACCTTCGATACTCTCACTCAGCGTAACATTATCCATCAG AAATTGAGTAGAAAACTTGTTCATATACTATCCGGAGTGCTTTTCGCAATTTCTTGGCCTATTTTCAG CAACTCGCCGGAGGCTCGCTACTTTGCTTCTATAGTCCCACTTATTAATGGCTCAAGGCTTGTAATTCATGGACTTTCTTTGGCTACCGATGAAGGGCTTATCAAATCCGTCACTCGAGAAGGAAACCCAGA GGAATTGCTAAAAGGTCCATTATATTATGTCATTGTATTAATTGTATGTTCTTTGGTCTTTTGGCGTGAATCTCCTGTTGGGTTGATATCTCTGGCGATGATGTGTGGTGGGGATG GTGTGGCCGATATAATGGGAAGAAAATTTGGATCAATGAAACTTCCGTATAATCAAAACAAGAGCTGGGTGGGAAGCATATCCATGTTCATTTCCGGATTCTTGATTTCGATCGG GATGTTGTACTACTATTCAGCTTTGGGATATTTCGAGTTGGAATGGATATCGACTGTTCTAAGGGTTGCTTGGGTTGCTTTAGTGTCAACATTAGTAGAGTCCCTTCCAACTACCGAGACTGTTGATGACAATATATCCGTTCCTTTAACAAGCATGCTAGCAGCATCTCTATGTTTCGGCTTCTAG